The following are encoded in a window of Flavobacterium cupriresistens genomic DNA:
- a CDS encoding DUF4265 domain-containing protein, with product MNNNIKVAFVQKINEAEFETETIWCERNGENFVVDNIPFVAKRISLGDTIKAEYDEDDKMYYFDDFVKISGNSTIRIFLYDDNKIESTREWLNKNDCESEVLLVRSIVAVNIPQKVYYPVIRDFLEEGEKKGNWVYEESCLEHEY from the coding sequence TATAAAAGTAGCTTTCGTACAAAAAATAAATGAAGCTGAGTTTGAAACAGAAACTATTTGGTGTGAAAGAAATGGGGAAAATTTTGTAGTTGATAATATTCCTTTTGTCGCAAAAAGAATTTCATTGGGAGATACAATTAAAGCTGAATATGATGAGGATGATAAAATGTATTATTTTGATGATTTTGTTAAAATTTCAGGGAATAGTACTATAAGGATCTTTCTCTATGATGATAATAAAATTGAATCAACAAGAGAATGGTTGAACAAAAACGATTGTGAATCAGAAGTTTTACTCGTGAGAAGTATTGTTGCTGTTAATATACCCCAAAAAGTGTATTATCCTGTTATTAGAGACTTTCTAGAAGAAGGTGAAAAAAAGGGAAATTGGGTTTACGAAGAATCTTGTTTAGAACATGAGTATTAA
- a CDS encoding ribonuclease E inhibitor RraB: MINRETIIDFFEDLKEGNDFNTNEKLLWTYFFLDKNKRKLDDFTLKLEKLGYKFDSIFEAKKINDTDDTEYYLQVTNIQHHTIDSLHALNIMFYNLAEVNHIDYYDGFDVGNIT, encoded by the coding sequence ATGATAAATAGGGAAACAATTATAGATTTTTTTGAAGATTTAAAAGAGGGAAATGATTTCAATACAAATGAAAAATTATTATGGACTTACTTTTTTTTGGATAAAAACAAAAGAAAGTTAGATGATTTTACGCTTAAACTTGAAAAACTTGGATATAAATTTGACAGTATTTTTGAAGCTAAAAAAATTAATGATACAGATGATACAGAATATTACCTTCAAGTTACCAATATTCAGCATCATACTATTGATTCTTTACATGCCTTAAATATTATGTTTTATAATTTAGCTGAAGTTAACCATATTGATTATTATGATGGCTTTGACGTTGGTAATATTACTTAG
- a CDS encoding recombinase family protein has product MKSAYLYVRVSTDEQKRKGYSLPEQEDRLLKYCKYYDIEVKGIYREDFSAKNFNRPEWNRLFSEIKKKSSGEDKNILFIKWDRFSRNIEYAYEMIGKLRKYKTTAKAIDQPIDFSVPESTVMLAVYLAVPEAENTRRAQNTANGIRRAKLMGRYPSKAPLGFINLRSMDGKKGITPKEPEAEIIKWVFYQVAKNDHKISQIMKIANDKGLLCSRSHFFRILHNPVYCGLIPVKLESGEEQMVKGLHEPLISESLFNQVQSVINTKRKTTAKKDDLQSTFFLRGFLICPVCDRKLGGSYSKGRAKRYPYYHCRGGCRVRIGAIILNDCYQNKLQQLILSNNTIELFKNILVDQNIKTQKASYLYAQKVLERKIKEEVLTLSQGRKLFIAGILKIDDYNELKKDNKVSIKNLKKEARDIVFKLKGIDKKNQIENKALVEIFQRFSEFDVSDKRHLVSLIPPIDIDFKTRTLSLGLNQAFLKILSKKSNRKTNRKNEFH; this is encoded by the coding sequence ATGAAGTCAGCCTATTTATACGTTCGTGTAAGTACGGACGAACAAAAGAGAAAAGGTTACTCCTTACCAGAGCAGGAGGATAGACTATTGAAGTATTGTAAATATTACGATATCGAAGTTAAAGGAATTTATCGTGAAGACTTCTCTGCGAAGAATTTCAATAGGCCAGAATGGAACCGATTATTCTCAGAAATTAAAAAGAAGTCATCAGGAGAAGATAAAAATATTCTATTTATCAAGTGGGATAGATTCAGTCGTAATATTGAATACGCTTACGAAATGATTGGAAAGCTTCGGAAATATAAAACAACTGCAAAAGCTATTGATCAGCCAATAGATTTCTCTGTGCCGGAAAGCACGGTTATGCTAGCAGTATATTTAGCTGTTCCGGAAGCAGAAAATACCCGCAGAGCTCAAAACACTGCAAATGGCATTCGTCGAGCAAAGTTGATGGGCAGATATCCTAGTAAGGCACCACTAGGATTTATCAATTTGAGATCAATGGATGGTAAAAAAGGAATTACTCCCAAAGAACCTGAAGCCGAAATTATAAAATGGGTTTTTTATCAAGTTGCCAAGAACGATCATAAAATATCCCAAATCATGAAAATAGCTAATGACAAAGGATTGCTGTGCTCAAGATCACACTTTTTCAGGATTTTGCATAATCCTGTTTATTGTGGGCTTATACCAGTCAAACTTGAATCTGGTGAAGAGCAAATGGTAAAAGGATTACATGAACCATTAATATCTGAGTCTTTGTTTAATCAGGTTCAGTCTGTTATTAACACAAAAAGAAAAACTACTGCTAAAAAAGATGATTTACAATCAACATTTTTTTTAAGAGGTTTTTTAATCTGTCCTGTTTGTGATCGAAAACTTGGCGGAAGTTATTCAAAAGGAAGAGCAAAAAGATATCCGTATTATCATTGTCGTGGTGGCTGCAGAGTAAGGATAGGTGCGATAATTCTAAATGACTGTTATCAAAATAAGCTGCAACAATTGATACTCTCAAATAATACTATTGAATTGTTTAAGAACATTTTGGTAGATCAGAATATAAAGACACAGAAAGCAAGTTATCTATATGCTCAAAAAGTATTAGAGAGAAAAATTAAAGAGGAAGTACTAACCCTTTCTCAAGGCAGGAAATTATTTATAGCTGGAATATTAAAAATTGATGACTACAATGAATTAAAAAAAGATAATAAAGTCAGCATCAAAAATCTTAAAAAGGAAGCTCGAGATATTGTTTTTAAACTAAAAGGGATTGATAAAAAAAATCAAATAGAAAATAAAGCATTAGTAGAGATCTTTCAAAGATTTTCTGAATTTGATGTCTCAGATAAAAGGCATCTTGTAAGTCTTATTCCACCAATCGACATTGATTTTAAAACTAGAACTCTTTCTTTAGGTTTGAATCAAGCATTTTTAAAAATATTATCAAAAAAAAGTAACCGAAAAACCAATAGAAAAAATGAATTTCATTGA
- the cas1 gene encoding type II CRISPR-associated endonuclease Cas1, translating to MLKRTILIENKISITTKNNQLVLKSEIKESCIPIEDIGFLVLDHNEIYLSIPAMNLLVDNNTSIVICGKNHLPNGMLLNLNSHHIQQEIFKNQIEASIPLKKQLWQQTIIEKIKNQGQLLEKITDSKNSFVFLASKVLSGDSSNMEGVAAQQYWKYFPQPNLEFDGIKRERYGDYPNNFLNYGYAILRAATARALSGSGLLNTLGIHHKSKYNAFALADDIMEPFRPIVDEKVFEIMQRFDEQELNTTIKSELLQILTRTVYFKDEKSPLMIALQKTASSLQQCFTGNRKKIKYPALWSLTDIE from the coding sequence ATGCTAAAACGAACTATTTTAATTGAAAACAAAATTTCCATAACGACAAAAAACAATCAGCTAGTACTAAAATCAGAAATAAAGGAGAGTTGTATCCCAATTGAAGATATTGGTTTTCTTGTTCTCGATCATAATGAAATCTACCTTAGTATTCCTGCTATGAATTTACTTGTTGATAACAATACCTCTATTGTTATCTGTGGAAAAAATCATCTTCCCAACGGAATGCTGTTAAACCTTAACAGCCATCATATTCAGCAGGAAATATTCAAAAATCAAATTGAAGCTTCCATACCATTAAAAAAGCAATTATGGCAGCAAACGATAATTGAAAAAATTAAAAACCAAGGACAATTACTCGAAAAAATAACTGATTCAAAAAATAGTTTTGTATTTCTAGCCAGTAAAGTATTAAGTGGAGATTCATCTAATATGGAAGGAGTTGCAGCGCAACAATATTGGAAATATTTTCCTCAGCCAAATCTAGAATTTGATGGAATAAAAAGAGAAAGATATGGCGACTATCCTAATAATTTCTTGAATTATGGATATGCGATTTTAAGAGCCGCAACTGCAAGAGCTCTTTCCGGAAGCGGCCTACTCAATACATTAGGAATTCACCATAAAAGTAAATACAATGCTTTTGCACTTGCTGATGATATCATGGAACCGTTTCGTCCCATTGTGGATGAAAAAGTCTTTGAAATTATGCAGCGTTTTGATGAACAAGAACTAAATACTACTATTAAGTCCGAATTATTACAAATATTAACTAGAACGGTTTATTTTAAAGATGAGAAAAGTCCTTTAATGATAGCTTTGCAAAAGACTGCCAGTTCTCTTCAACAATGCTTCACAGGAAATCGAAAAAAAATTAAATATCCTGCATTATGGAGCTTAACGGATATCGAATAA
- the cas2 gene encoding CRISPR-associated endonuclease Cas2 encodes MELNGYRIMWLFVFFDLPTETKKDRRNASGFRNNLLKDGFSMMQYSVYVRHCASSESADVHEKRIHKLLPPLGKVSVLRITDKQFGNILNFWGKAALPSAPQPTQLELF; translated from the coding sequence ATGGAGCTTAACGGATATCGAATAATGTGGCTATTTGTTTTTTTTGATCTCCCCACAGAAACAAAAAAAGACAGAAGAAATGCATCTGGATTTAGAAACAATTTATTGAAAGATGGATTTTCGATGATGCAATATTCTGTTTATGTACGCCACTGCGCAAGTAGCGAAAGTGCCGATGTTCATGAAAAGAGAATTCACAAACTACTACCACCTTTAGGCAAAGTAAGTGTACTTCGAATAACCGATAAACAATTTGGGAATATTTTAAATTTTTGGGGAAAAGCAGCATTACCTTCAGCACCTCAACCTACACAGCTAGAATTATTTTAA
- the cas9 gene encoding type II CRISPR RNA-guided endonuclease Cas9 (Cas9, originally named Csn1, is the large, multifunctional signature protein of type II CRISPR/Cas systems. It is well known even to general audiences because its RNA-guided endonuclease activity has made it a popular tool for custom editing of eukaryotic genomes.): MAKILGLDLGTNSIGWALIDDKLNKILGIGSRIFPMGVENLGDGDNEISKNASRTGARGVRRQFFRRRLRKKILLQKLSENNMCPMDARDFEDWKKTKLFPTDKLAKWFALNPYELRQKALNEKLSLEEIGRIFYHLIQRRGFLSNSRKGGGNDDGAIFKGNAKEGKIGIDDTLESIEDKTLGEYLFEIYPKENQPFQDGLERIRNRYTTRKMYVDEFELIWNKQEQFYSNLNEELKTLFGGRKLDGYKEDGILFHQRPLRSQKHLVGNCSFEPTKTKCPISAIPFEMFRIYQWVNTVEYNGKKISQEEKGKLIEQLLSFDKIEFKKLRKAISKESAEFKFNYKDDDKIVGTYTISNLSSKKFFGKKWFEFSDKQQEDIWHILYFFDSKSNLKEYAAKNWNFAEDQAVTISKFNVKDGYASLSRKAIGNILPFMQQGYSYDVAVVMGGVKNAFGDKWQNDTIENNQKQLDLIDNVEAIIRSKISGGFIDVVKDLLRKEFEFDEKQLKKLYHHSAAIDVTSLFEKLPIGKKADKEIQAIRNPIVITALFELRKLVNELIDEHGQLDEIKVEMARDLKISKSQRNKIRRDQKRLERENDRVKTEVEKYSRVSHDNILKFKLWEECKQTCAYTGVPIPIAKLFTGEIQIEHIHPWSRSLNDSFNNKTLCYANENRLKGDRTPFEFYGNDESNWSSIKERALKLFSDTKEYPNAYQKFKRFVQQKFDDDFSSRQLNDTRYISKEAKDYLSLVCRKVNVSPGQMTSNLRQKWGLNHILNTDNDTKSREDHRHHAIDALVMACGKTSYLQELSRWNRYDRKPELKNFPLPWVGFNFDAEKAVDKILISHKRLNNIVTIRTHKVEKNGVIYKNIGVAARGQLHKETVFGKRFFNGEEAFHVRKAIDNLTTEKQVEKVVDETIKKLIYKRIQGLGGFVKGSIPLNTFFTVDENGIKHPQIFLPNKNGDPVPILKIRMKENIGGAEQLKDDLNQWVNPRNNHHVLIYKDEKGNLKEEVVTFWTVVERKRKGFPTYQLPADGIEIITTLHINDMFLLSLNEEEINWENLDYENLKENLFRVQKLSSKFYEFRLSSESSIQNNFQPFYVRIQSFGDGKTGWETFKPIKVKISVSGKIQKV, translated from the coding sequence ATGGCAAAAATTTTAGGATTAGATTTAGGGACGAACTCGATAGGTTGGGCATTAATTGACGATAAGCTTAATAAGATTTTAGGAATAGGAAGTAGAATATTTCCAATGGGAGTTGAAAATCTAGGTGATGGTGATAACGAAATTTCTAAAAATGCAAGTAGAACTGGAGCAAGAGGAGTTCGACGTCAATTTTTTAGGAGAAGACTAAGAAAGAAAATTTTACTTCAAAAACTTTCTGAAAATAATATGTGTCCAATGGATGCTCGAGATTTTGAAGATTGGAAAAAGACAAAATTATTTCCAACAGATAAGTTAGCAAAATGGTTTGCATTAAATCCATATGAACTTCGACAAAAAGCCTTAAACGAAAAATTATCATTAGAAGAAATTGGTAGAATTTTTTATCATTTGATTCAGAGACGTGGATTTTTGAGTAATAGCAGAAAAGGTGGTGGTAATGATGATGGGGCTATTTTTAAAGGAAATGCAAAAGAAGGAAAAATAGGAATTGATGATACATTAGAAAGTATAGAAGATAAAACATTGGGTGAATATCTATTTGAAATTTATCCAAAAGAAAATCAGCCTTTTCAAGATGGTTTGGAAAGAATTAGAAATAGATATACAACACGCAAAATGTATGTAGATGAATTTGAATTGATATGGAATAAACAAGAACAATTCTATTCAAATTTAAATGAAGAATTGAAAACTTTATTTGGTGGAAGGAAATTAGATGGTTACAAAGAAGACGGAATTTTATTTCATCAGCGACCTTTGCGCTCTCAAAAACATTTGGTTGGTAATTGTTCTTTTGAACCAACTAAAACTAAATGTCCAATTAGTGCAATTCCTTTTGAAATGTTCAGAATTTATCAATGGGTAAATACAGTTGAATATAATGGAAAGAAAATATCTCAAGAAGAAAAAGGAAAATTAATTGAACAACTATTATCATTTGATAAAATTGAATTTAAAAAATTGCGAAAAGCAATTAGTAAAGAAAGTGCTGAATTTAAATTTAATTATAAAGATGATGATAAAATTGTTGGGACATACACAATTTCTAATTTATCAAGTAAAAAGTTCTTTGGTAAAAAGTGGTTTGAATTTTCAGATAAACAGCAAGAAGATATTTGGCATATTTTGTATTTTTTTGACAGCAAATCGAATCTTAAAGAATATGCGGCTAAAAATTGGAATTTTGCAGAGGACCAAGCCGTTACAATATCAAAGTTTAATGTAAAAGATGGTTATGCAAGTTTAAGCAGAAAAGCTATTGGTAATATTTTGCCGTTTATGCAACAAGGATATTCCTATGATGTTGCAGTTGTAATGGGGGGAGTTAAAAATGCTTTTGGAGATAAATGGCAAAACGATACTATTGAAAATAATCAAAAGCAATTAGATTTAATTGATAATGTTGAAGCAATTATCAGATCAAAAATTTCTGGAGGTTTTATAGATGTAGTAAAAGATTTACTTCGTAAAGAATTTGAATTTGATGAAAAACAATTAAAAAAACTTTACCATCATTCTGCGGCAATTGATGTAACATCATTGTTCGAAAAATTACCAATTGGAAAAAAAGCGGACAAGGAAATTCAAGCTATCAGAAATCCTATTGTTATTACTGCGTTGTTTGAATTGCGAAAGCTCGTTAATGAATTAATTGATGAGCACGGACAACTTGACGAAATAAAAGTCGAAATGGCTCGCGATTTAAAAATATCTAAATCACAACGAAATAAAATTCGTAGGGATCAAAAACGGTTAGAAAGAGAAAATGATAGAGTTAAAACGGAAGTTGAAAAATATTCAAGAGTTTCTCATGATAACATTTTAAAATTTAAGCTTTGGGAGGAGTGCAAACAAACTTGTGCTTATACTGGCGTTCCAATTCCTATTGCTAAATTATTTACAGGTGAAATTCAAATAGAGCATATTCATCCTTGGAGTCGTTCATTAAATGATAGTTTCAATAATAAAACATTATGTTATGCTAATGAAAACAGACTTAAAGGAGATAGAACACCTTTTGAGTTTTATGGAAATGATGAATCTAATTGGTCAAGTATTAAAGAAAGGGCATTGAAATTATTTTCTGATACAAAAGAATATCCAAATGCATATCAAAAATTTAAAAGATTTGTACAGCAAAAATTTGATGATGATTTTTCATCTCGCCAGTTAAATGATACTCGCTATATAAGTAAGGAAGCTAAAGATTATTTGTCACTAGTTTGTAGAAAAGTAAATGTATCACCAGGGCAAATGACCTCTAATCTACGTCAAAAGTGGGGATTAAACCATATATTAAATACAGATAACGATACTAAATCTCGTGAAGACCACCGTCATCATGCTATTGATGCATTAGTTATGGCATGTGGAAAGACAAGTTACTTGCAAGAATTGTCGAGATGGAATCGATATGACAGGAAACCAGAATTAAAAAACTTTCCATTGCCTTGGGTAGGATTTAATTTTGATGCCGAAAAGGCTGTTGACAAAATATTGATTTCACATAAAAGGTTAAATAATATTGTGACTATTAGGACACACAAAGTAGAAAAGAACGGAGTTATTTATAAAAATATTGGAGTAGCAGCTAGAGGTCAATTGCATAAAGAAACTGTTTTTGGAAAACGATTTTTTAATGGAGAGGAAGCATTTCATGTCAGAAAAGCAATTGATAATTTAACAACCGAAAAGCAAGTAGAAAAAGTAGTTGACGAAACGATTAAAAAATTAATATATAAAAGAATTCAAGGATTAGGTGGATTCGTAAAAGGATCAATTCCTTTAAACACATTTTTTACCGTTGATGAAAATGGAATAAAACATCCACAAATATTTTTACCTAACAAAAATGGAGATCCAGTTCCTATTTTAAAAATAAGAATGAAAGAAAATATTGGTGGAGCTGAGCAGTTAAAAGATGATCTAAATCAATGGGTGAATCCGAGAAATAATCATCATGTATTAATTTATAAAGATGAAAAAGGAAATTTAAAAGAAGAGGTAGTTACATTTTGGACGGTTGTAGAAAGAAAAAGAAAAGGATTTCCAACTTATCAATTACCTGCGGATGGTATTGAAATAATTACAACTTTGCATATTAATGATATGTTTTTACTCAGCTTAAATGAAGAGGAAATTAATTGGGAAAATCTAGATTATGAAAATTTGAAAGAGAATTTATTTAGGGTACAGAAGTTATCTTCTAAATTTTATGAATTTAGATTGAGCTCTGAGTCATCTATACAGAATAATTTTCAACCTTTTTATGTAAGAATTCAAAGTTTTGGTGATGGAAAAACGGGGTGGGAAACTTTTAAACCAATTAAAGTAAAGATTTCAGTTTCTGGCAAGATTCAAAAAGTATAA